One Primulina tabacum isolate GXHZ01 chromosome 10, ASM2559414v2, whole genome shotgun sequence DNA segment encodes these proteins:
- the LOC142505934 gene encoding uncharacterized protein LOC142505934, with translation MTKFSASSQMLSSNALQVGGGGSNISTSTLKRKTPSELRGELLKRKNLVELVDDSPALVLSSMRNADGELSGSKKYDSSKAPRYIDTRMNELFPVTKNNIILKLLSRIKNPKETVFNEYVGNLKTSVVPMDLNGNHQSQNSRLDDTVASGSSKNYSSQVSKTSKKCSKITFQSVRELSLGGDKLNGCSFVDMDKALKGLVSSEPLMVMPKSFCSEFHVPGDNIPLDLTIKTTMRVLSTSSVNWFHRLTNCGTSNGLSQFTSVGCTNESTGCTSEPTYNCQSRNPRNFHSWVHPQSILPGQMDFLSNRQQAWEESFRCLYYMLRKKMCKIFYVCTEQFVVMFTGLCSPKETNCSCLAYVSQSTTNLRSLLKEHGASFSMPLCHSKLEEADAEDLVELSDIEKYNIGQARAMETMTGIDNSPQSLLMLTGNTSVHALYDFLLKYRFFLTSLTGGDVPTLYSPVAFENAALSAPEVICRELRKADFISLQQKESDMNSAPYSDSLSGICYSIDIMDVYLPPWVICGICNAIRSNGVDFQASFVTKSTSIGLNIGLGIAEDQPAQQAVTDKPLQESSHSFDIPYATLSPHTQNAFLKGLKYSGGSYTTSISPVV, from the exons ATGACAAAGTTCTCTGCTTCTAGTCAAATGTTGTCATCGAATGCTCTTCAGGTTGGTGGTGGAGGTTCAAATATTTCAACTTCCACATTGAAGCGGAAAACTCCCTCAGAGTTACGG GGAGAACTACTGAAGAGAAAGAATTTAGTGGAGCTTGTCGATGACTCTCCAGCCCTAGTTCTTAGTTCAATGAG AAACGCAGATGGAGAGCTTTCTGGGTCTAAGAAATATGACTCATCTAAAGCACCTAGATATATTGACACACGGATGAATGAACTGTTTCCAGTCACTAAAAACAATATCATCCTCAAGCTGCTTTCCAGAATTAAAAATCCTAAG GAAActgtttttaatgagtatgttggCAACCTGAAAACTTCTGTTGTTCCCATGGATTTGAATGGCAACCATCAATCTCAAAATTCACG TTTGGATGATACCGTTGCTTCAGGAAGTAGCAAAAACTACTCAAGTCAAGTGAGCAAGACGAGCAAAAAATGTAGCAAAATTACTTTTCAGAGCGTTCGAGAGCTTTCATTGGGTGGTGATAAGTTAAATGGCTGCTCATTTGTTGATATG GATAAAGCTTTAAAGGGATTAGTTTCATCTGAACCCCTCATG GTTATGCCAAAAAGCTTTTGTTCGGAATTTCATGTACCTGGAGACAATATTCCTCTGGATTTGACCATAAAAACTACTATGCGAGTGCTATCTACATCCTCTGTGAATTG GTTTCATAGGTTAACGAATTGTGGCACCTCCAATGGTTTGTCTCAATTTACGTCAGTTGGTTGTACTAATGAAAGCACAGGCTGCACATCTGAGCCTACCTATAACTGCCAATCAAGGAATCCACGGAATTTTCATTCTTGGGTTCACCCTCAATCAATTTTACCCG GGCAAATGGACTTCCTGAGTAATCGGCAGCAGGCATGGGAGGAATCATTTCGATGTCTTTACTATATGCTTAGGAAAAAAatgtgtaaaatattttatg TGTGCACTGAGCAGTTTGTAGTTATGTTCACCGGGCTCTGTAGTCCAAAGGAAACCAACTGCTCTTGCTTGGCCTATGTATCTCAATCAACCACAAATTTAAGGTCGCTTCTAAAAGAACAT GGTGCTTCTTTCTCAATGCCTCTTTGCCACTCAAAACTGGAAGAAGCTGATGCAGAAGACCTTGTTGAACTTTCTGAcatagaaaaatataatattggCCAG GCCCGAGCTATGGAGACCATGACTGGGATAGATAACAGTCCACAATCTTTGCTGATGCTTACTGGGAACACGAGCGTTCATGCATTATATGATTTTCTTTTGAAGTATAG ATTCTTTTTGACCTCTTTGACTGGTGGTGATGTTCCCACGCTCTATTCACCAGTTGCTTTCGAAAATGCTGCTCTTTCTGCTCCAGAG GTGATATGTAGAGAACTGAGGAAAGCTGACTTCATATCTTTACAGCAAAAGGAATCTGACATGAATAGTGCTCCTTATAGTGATTCATTGAGCGGCATCTGCTACAGTATTGATATTATGGATGTCTATCTCCCACCATGGGTGATCTGTGGCATCTGCAATGCTATTCGCTCTAACGGGGTTGACTTTCAAGCAAG CTTTGTGACAAAATCCACATCAATTGGCTTGAACATTGGTCTAGGCATAGCCGAGGACCAACCTGCTCAGCAAGCTGTAACAGACAAACCATTACAAGAAAGCAGCCACTCTTTTGATATTCCTTATGCGACTCTTTCACCTCACACACAAAATGCATTTTTAAAAGGATTGAAATACAGTGGCGGTTCGTATACGACTTCTATATCACCAGTTGTATAG